Proteins found in one Geomonas subterranea genomic segment:
- a CDS encoding DUF3135 domain-containing protein — MSTKKEFTSYTPDELRELYKEDPALFDELADEALKRACAARTPEKTLKLQQMQWSMTMQMRRASSNLGRMHIMENIFYTQVYGKGGQLEQLVDNCNSLLRAIGKKQQILGKEEENVKLRRV, encoded by the coding sequence ATGAGTACCAAAAAAGAATTTACATCCTATACCCCGGATGAGTTGCGGGAACTATATAAGGAGGATCCCGCCCTGTTCGACGAACTGGCGGACGAGGCTTTAAAGAGGGCATGCGCCGCGAGGACACCGGAGAAAACATTGAAGCTGCAACAGATGCAGTGGTCGATGACCATGCAGATGCGCCGGGCGAGCAGCAACCTCGGCAGGATGCACATCATGGAAAACATCTTCTACACCCAGGTCTACGGAAAGGGAGGACAGCTGGAGCAACTGGTGGATAACTGCAACTCCCTGCTGCGCGCGATCGGCAAGAAGCAGCAGATACTGGGTAAGGAAGAGGAGAACGTCAAGCTGCGCAGGGTTTAA
- a CDS encoding phage holin family protein, which translates to MADKGERSIGELVSELTGEVRLLFRQELDLFTAEMKEKVVALAKDAAAIGVGGVLLYTGLLVLVAAVVLGLATVMPAWGAALLVAFGLIATGAVLVLKGGKNAKEMDAKPEQTVGALKETVQWAKTLKLTSSRRRGFANKSGIRKAI; encoded by the coding sequence ATGGCGGATAAAGGTGAAAGGAGTATTGGCGAACTGGTGTCCGAGTTGACCGGGGAGGTGCGTCTGCTTTTCCGGCAGGAACTGGACCTTTTCACGGCGGAGATGAAAGAGAAGGTGGTTGCGCTGGCTAAGGATGCCGCCGCCATCGGGGTAGGCGGGGTTCTTCTCTACACGGGTCTCCTGGTGCTCGTTGCTGCTGTTGTTCTGGGCCTTGCTACGGTGATGCCCGCGTGGGGTGCTGCGCTCCTGGTGGCTTTCGGGTTGATCGCAACCGGAGCGGTGCTGGTCCTTAAGGGCGGCAAGAACGCTAAGGAGATGGATGCGAAGCCCGAGCAGACGGTTGGGGCTTTGAAGGAGACGGTACAATGGGCGAAAACGTTAAAGTTGACGAGCAGTCGCCGGAGAGGATTCGCGAACAAATCCGGCATACGGAAAGCGATATAA
- a CDS encoding YtxH domain-containing protein, with translation MRRHASTTAEVVSFSAGALVGAGLALLYAPKTGSEMREKVSDVTGDAISRMKGLTTEVQDKLNKNLRKGREYAEEKVSELSSNIEEREQYH, from the coding sequence ATGAGAAGACATGCAAGCACCACGGCTGAGGTAGTCAGCTTCTCCGCGGGGGCATTGGTAGGCGCCGGGCTGGCCCTGCTGTACGCCCCGAAGACCGGGAGCGAGATGAGGGAGAAAGTATCCGACGTGACCGGGGATGCTATATCCAGGATGAAGGGGCTCACCACCGAGGTTCAGGACAAGCTGAACAAAAACCTGCGCAAAGGGCGCGAGTACGCAGAGGAAAAGGTGTCGGAGTTATCATCAAATATTGAGGAAAGGGAACAGTATCACTAA